actagaaattattttaaggttTAAATAATAAGTAAAGCACTAAAATAGTACATTTATATTAAGTTAAAAGACTTAAAAGATAGGCCTTAATTTATCTAAATACCTGATGATTTGTCCTTAGATTGTCGATTTGTTTCTTGAACACTGTAGTCCAGAAATCTTTACAAATGAACTTCATGATATCTAACTCATCCTTGAACCTTGCAGTATCTTTTGTAAACCTAAAAAGATCAACTAGAAGTAATGCAGTATTTTCCCTCCAAAAAAAGTAGGAGGGGCAAATTATTAACTCATTTCCAAATGCCAGAACAGTACTGAACATTGACAGTCATAAAGTGATCAGCATCAAGCAAAGTAAAGCCCATCTCAACAGATTCACATTCTGTTATACAATTACGGGGCTAAATTTGGTCTAACAGTAAGCTGCAATTTTAGGTACAATTTATTCTAGCATaccaaaaaaaagctaaaggatgaTCATGGTATTGTTATATAAAACACAAAGTTCAAATACTCAGATAGTGAGAAAGTAATACTAAAtagaatttttctataaattggaAGATTATTGCATGCATAAACATAGACTCTAAGTCATTTCCATTCCTATGCATTGAAACAAAATTACATTTAGGTTAAAGAACCTATGGACCTTAAGTAGGAAATGCAGTAAGATTTTAGATAGTTGTTTCAGTACACTGAAGTTTTCAGGAAGCAAAagtctaaaacataaaatatattttttctgtgaatattaaaacataaaaatttgaaaataatatcaaACCTAAAAAGAAATTACAATCTGAATTAACGAACAGAGAATAGAATTTGGGAATTAAAATTAACGTAACACAAGTTTTATGCAATCTTTTGAAATGGACCATCGTTGTTCATAACCTACCtggaagaaaattttcaaatccaTACTGCTCACCTTTCTATCAGTCCTTGCCCCACTCGAAACCCCATGTTTTCCAGCTTAGTAATACAGCGTCcgttttcctgttttaaaaaataatagcattgaATGCTTTTAGGATGCCAGAATATTGgtattcaaaattgttttaaaatgttggctAAAAATAGTagtgtaaatatttatacttttttcactGAAACATTGTAAGAAAAAGTGAATTATAAGTCATACTTGAATTTTCTTAGTACTAATCATTAAGGCAATACGCGCCAGTCTCTTCCTAATTACTTTCTACCCacttttttctacattttgaacaattcctcttctctcctcagttataaaactttatattatCTTTGCCTTTTTTCTGTCAGTCATTCCCTTTGTGCTATCACTAAGTTCTATTGTTCCTTGCTTCAAACCATCTCTTAGTCATCCAGATGGCTTTCTAGTTCTCAGTGTGTCTAAGTTGATGACCCTACCATCATAAGCCGGGAATCATGCAATTGCTTTGCTCTTCCTTTGGCAATTTcatccagtcttttttttttttttaattggggaatattggggaacagtgtgtttttccaggacccatcagctccaagtcaagtcgttcgTTTTTtttgtcaatctagttgtggagggcgcagctcaccggcccatgtgggaatcgaaccagcaacctgggTGAGCACTGcggcactgcgctctaaccaactaagccaaccAGTCCACCCTCATACAGTCTTAAGGCTTTAAATACCACCCTTATGCTGAAGACTCCCCAAATCCTCTGGATGACCTACAAAGTCCTGTACAATCCACACCCCTGTACCTCTGGAACCTCAACCTGCTACTTTTcttcactcactctgctccagctacACTGGTCTCCTCGCTGTCCTTAAACATGCCAGACATGCTCTTATCTCATGGCTCTCGCACAGGAAGCAATTCCTCCAGATATTCACAAGACCAACTCCCTCACTCTAAGTCTTCGCTCCCATGTCACCATCTCAAATGAGTCCAATTTCAACCACCTTCTTTAAAATTGCAACATCATTCCCCTTCAGCAACTCTCTATCATAGTGATTTTCACAGTGGGCCCCAAAACCAGCAACACTAGCATTGCATGGAAACTTGTAAAAATAGCGAATTCTGTAATTCCACTCCcatttactgaatcagaaattgtGGGTATGGGATCAGTAATGTGTTTTAAGAAGCCCCCTAAAAGTGATTCTGATGCCCTTCCCACTTCCCTGCTGAAGTTGTCTCCAAAGAATTTCTTTCACCATTTAACGTACTATATACATATTACTAATTTTAGAGTGCTATGTCCCTCCATCCCCCAGCCACTGCTAGAATACAGCTCCAGGAGGGAGgggtttttatatattctgaagcCTGTTTGTCTCGCACTAAGAAGTACACCACAGGCCTCATTATTTGCTGACCTTTCTTCTAAGGAACCATGTACTCCACTTACAGGGCTGGCACtactaaatttgtatttctaggGCAGACTTTATTCGACATAGCCATGTTGCTAGAGGTCCCACAGGCCCCTCAAATTAGGCATATTCAAAATGACATTCATTATCTTAATGTCCTCAGCCTGCTCTGCCGCCAGAATTCCCTAACTTTATTAATGGCACCACTATCCACCTAGTTATTCCAAACAGAAAACTCATTTTCTTCACCTCTTTGCTCCCAACCTCTCCACACACACTGCAGTCCAGCCCTGTGGAGCCTAACATCTCCATGCTTTCCAAAATACATCTTCTCTCTCCGTCCTTATTGCTTAAGTTAGCCCTTACCATTTCTCTCCTGGTTTTCAGTCAGAGTCTTCCAACTCATCTCCTTGTCTCAAGTTTTTCTTCCCTTGatttgttttcagtatttctgGTATAGactttctaaaaaaacaaatcatgttGTTTCTCTACTAGAACTTTCAGcgtcccctcccctttcttcaaaataaaatccaaactcatcAGCATGGTATTATGTGCCTTTCCTTAAATAATACCTAGTTAACCAAATTCTCTAACAGCCACATACACACAAACGCCCTTCCTTCTACCAAGCTGAAACTTCTGCAGCACCTCCAGAGTGCCatgctttcttctgcctccctgcctttgcacatactgtcCCCTAACTGCACATCCTTTCAAAGCAGCTCAAGTATCACATCCTCCCAGAAACCTTTCCTGGTGCTCCTTTGGGCCCTGCGCCATCATAACACTCTGCACATACATCTGTTATTGTATATATCACTAtccttgatttttctgttcttctccaCACTCATTCCCAAATATGATCAGGTGGCATGAGTACCTGTCAGTCACAATGCTCTTTGTAAAACAATCTGCTCTTTGTAGAATCACCCAGGAACATTGTGATTAGTAGGAAATGTGCTTATATTTGCAGACATTCTCAAATCCTAACTACAATCATATGAGCTTTTCAATTAATCCCTAGTAAATACCTTCTGATGTTACTACTTATTCATTCACTTTGGCATCTGTGAGTGCTCACTAGCAggtatcaatttttaaaaaaaattaaacttgaaaatattttatccattaacttttctaaaaaaatcTATTCTCCATAAATTGGCAAATACCCAATTGTtcagtttttagaaatttaattcCTCTTCAAGCATagtttgaaaatcatttatttggAGGGTGACAACACcggtttttcctttatttcatttcaaaacttaCGACTTTATgtcaaaaagatatataaaagcCATTTCTGGATGACAGGATTATGtgtctttcacattttttattatgaaaaatttgaaatacacTCAAAGTAGAGACACTAACACAATGAACCCTCTGGATTCTAATCATCAAGACTGccacataactttttaaaaatcacttttgtttttatgcactttacattttttccccacaataaACAAACTGCAAtaggaaaagaaagttatttttagtttaaatgaTTCAAAACTTAcgcatttcctttctcttatatgACTAGCACACCTGTTCAAGTTATCAGTCATGATTACAACAgctctgttttgtttaattttgggTTAATCCACTcagaaaaaggatttaaaaaaaaggatgattTTCCTGGGCAAAGGttggaaaaggggaagaaagtaaagaaaattgggatggccggatggctcagttggttagagcccaagcTCTTGGCAACGGggatgccagttcgattcccacatgggccagtgacgTGCGCCCTCCACAGTtggattgaaggacgacttggagctaatgggtcctggagaaacacactgttctccaatattctccaataaattttttaaaaaaagaaagtaaaaaaaaatgaagagaacagaTTGCACACATTGGGGGTTGGAGGAACAAGGATTTtatgataaagaataaaatgggtGCGTTGCTAACTACTCTTTGGGGAAAAGGAAGGCTAGCTCTGCACAAACAGCAAATGTCTGCTACTCAGCACAGATGCTACACATTAATAATTATTGGTTTTGATGATGATGAAGTTGaaattttgtaatttgaaaaaaaacaaacctcaattACAGATGGGTTTGAGTATGACTAGAATTTACTTCATTTCCAGTACTCTTCCTAATGTTTTCCTAATGATATCTCCAAATGCATCATGCCTGCATGCCATAgagtgaatgtttgtgtccccccaaaattcatacactgaaatcctaatccccaatgcgatggtattaggaggtggggcccttGGGAGGTGATTTcatcatgaggatggagccctgaAGAATAAGATTAGTACCCTTaaaaaagagaccccagagagctagCTAGCCCCCTTCTAACAAGTGAGGACACAGCCAAAAGACATCCATCTATGAACCAAGAGCAGGCCTTCACCAGacaccttgatcatggacttccTAGTCTTCAGAActgttagaaataaatttctgtagttttatAAACTACattcagtctatggtattttgttacagcaaccaGAGTGGACTAAGAAAATATCCTTGTAGATTACAAACTGGCAGTACCTTTTCCTGGATGTCCTACAAATATCTCAAAATTTCAGCCTAtccaaaaataattcattatcctcatctatttcttctcctttattcCTTCCACCCAACCCAGCTACTCAAGCtaaaaacctggaaataattCTCAACTCTCACTTCTATTTCTAACCACGTCCTAGAGAATCTATCGCCTACTTCTCAaacctgtttcctcctctttttctctctatccCTGCTTAATTCAGAATTTCATCACCCCTTGCCTCTACTTCAACATAACAGATCTTCCCACTACAAGAATCTTCCCTCTCCAACCCAGCCTCTCTTTCTACAATGCAAATGGGTCATGGCATTCCCCTTCTTAAAAATCCTTAAAACCCTCTACTAAGAAGGTCCAAATCACACAAGGCTCATTCTGGCTATAGCTCTCTAAACTTCTCACTCTCCACCCAGTGAATCTAGTCGCAGTGAAATGCTTAAGCATATTTAAATACATCACACTTTTTCATACCTTTATGTCTTTACCTTTGCCTAGGATGCTTTTCCTACCCCCACGTTCCACCCCTCTTTATTAACAGCATTATAGAAAGGATTTCTGCCTTGAACATGACTTTAGaatatctcatttataaaatttgttacAACTCCATGATTCTATACCGAATTACCATCCGATACCTTAATTATTCATTGAGCCCCTATTACTCAAGGACTGTGAGGCaggggttttattttattcatctagCACAGTATCAGGCCCACAACACACGCTAAATAGTGAGTGAATGAAGACTGCCACATATTTGAAGTAACCTCCAAGAGAATGGGGTCATTGTTTCCTTCATtactatctatatctatatctatctatctatctatctatatctagctagctagctagctatatctatctatctatgtctctacctatctatctatctatctatctatccccagcacctagaactaGCTCTGACAGATATAATgggcattaaataaaaaaaattttacattaattgatttgtttcCTAAATatagtaatgactgaaaactttgcTTTGACCTCAAATGTTATTAGGCTTCTGTCTTCAAGTTTTGTGGAGTGGTATTGAGGGTTAGGGATAAGGAGGGAGGGACAAGATTCTCAGGCTGGACGGGTCTGTGCAGTGGACGGCTCAGAAGTGCTGGAAGTGGCAGAACTAAGTAGGGGGTCCGAAATAAAGATGTTAACCCTGCCTTTAATCATGGTAGAGACAACACTAAAAGTAAGAAAACTTGCGGCCTGCAGGATACAAGTACGGGAATTGACAAAAAAGTACCAAATAGTAGAAGATGCGAGGGAGAAGAGGATAAAAGACCGAGGACAGCTGAAAGGTTCGAGGCCTTAGGATACCTGCAGGTAGAACAGCTTGTCTACACCACGGGAGGCGTGGGGTGGCGATGGGACAGGGATCGAAGGAAAGAACTGAGGGGAAACTGTCATCGCAGAAGGACCTCAAGGGTGTGTTGACAGCACTCACCACCTCCCCATGCTCCGCGGACTTGTACACTCCAGACACCATCTCGTTGTGGAGAAGCAAAAACAACGCCTCGTCCGCCATTTCCTGCTTATTCTTCCAAGCTCTGGTTTTCGGCTCCCGTTTGGGCCAGGCTCGGGGGTTCCGGCCAGCGCCTGAGCGATTCGGGCTGCACCGCCGCTCCCTCAGTCCGCAGCCCGTCCCTCGTTGCTAGGAGACCGAAGAATTCACTCCGCTTCCGGAAGGCTGGTACTGGACTGAGCCCAGTACCAGGGCGAGCgcaccccaccccagggccacCAAGCCCTCGGGAGGAACGAGATAGTGTAACACTTGCGGGAACCAAACCGAACCCACGAAGCCTGTATGTGGCCACAGGGCTAGCGGCGAAACCAACAACTTCCGGTCCCCTCTACCCCGGCATTCCGCCAGCTCTATGATCGCAGAGTTCCTCctcggcgggggcggggggcggtggCGGGGGACTGCTTGGCGCCCTTGAGATactggggaaggaggggcagctgtcaaaataagacaaagaagctCCTCCTGCCATCTCTGAGTTAATTACTTATGAGTTAGTTAAACTTTAAAGAATGTCTATTCACTTCATCAAAAGCTTCCACTTCCTGCCATCATGTTCCTCAATATGAAAAACTGTAGAAAGAATGAATAACTCAAAAATCTTCAggctataaattttaaatatatatgagaaattatCCTGGATTCAGCCTAGGTATGCAAAAAGATTTAAAGCCATTTTGGCCCCCAAGAAATTTACGGGGAGTGGGGTGTAAGGGACAAGGCAGATGGAGTAAAGAAAGAACAGGATACTCTTGAaccagaaaatgcaaattaatcagAGGATTAGGTGAAGGGAAAAAGTGCTATAAACTTCAGAAAAGCTATGTCATTTTGGGATGGAGTTCGTATAAATTTATGACACATGGGCAATTTAACTCCTACAGAGGTGCAAATACATATCTTAGATCATATGCACCTCTTAAATTTGGCAAATCTGGCTTAAACCTGTTGCTTAGCATGTGATTAGTTCTTAGTAATTCACAAAGCCAATTTTCTTCCCAATTAATTCATTGCTTCCCCAAAATTAACATATTGAGTTTCCTCAAATTGTTAACAACCTCTCAACTCTTTATATTCTTTCACAGGAATTTAAGATCATGTTTCATAACTAGAATTAtggtaggtttttgtttgttttttgtttgtttttttacatatcCCTTCTAATGTTTGGATCAGTCTATTTGATCATATAAATCAAGCATAAAAGTTCCACTTAAGCCTTTGAAAATACTAAATAGTGTAATTTTGTAACcataatcttaattttttcagaaGTCAGGTCCTTTATGTCCCAATTGCACTCTCCCTTCATCACCACCGTCGAGGAACAGAAGTCCAAATTCACCATTGAGGTCAAAGAGTAAGCAACTGACCAACTTACTAAGATTGATTTCTCAAACTACAATAACAGGGGTTTCATAGAATATTCTGGAGAATAGAGgggaaactaatatttattgagcacctactaaatgTTGAACACAGCATCCCACTGATTCTCCCCCATAAAGCAGACTATGTTAAATTGCCCAGGATCCTAGTATTAGATCCTATGGAAGCCTACTTTTGGTTAGATCCTGTTTTTTTATTAACTCTAAAAGCATTCTGTCATGGAAACACTGTTATAATTGGTAGTTAGGATCTACTGTTACCACATTTGGTGCTTCATGTACTGCCTACCACATAGGATTGTAATATGGATCGAGATTAAGTATGCTCACAATcagaatgaaataattatttatcaatCCTCATCCCTCTTACCTagctttactttttctgttttcaatagCACTTCTGTTTCTAATGTTGGAGTGGAAAagttttccttctacccttctaggtaTTTTGGATGATctaataattgacataaaatagaTTAACAAATTTAATTCTATGCATATGGGCGCCCCATGAAAACATGAGACCTCAAAGGTAGTCAGGCAACTGAGGCT
The nucleotide sequence above comes from Rhinolophus ferrumequinum isolate MPI-CBG mRhiFer1 chromosome 6, mRhiFer1_v1.p, whole genome shotgun sequence. Encoded proteins:
- the TRAPPC6B gene encoding trafficking protein particle complex subunit 6B isoform X1 — protein: MADEALFLLLHNEMVSGVYKSAEHGEVENGRCITKLENMGFRVGQGLIERFTKDTARFKDELDIMKFICKDFWTTVFKKQIDNLRTNHQGIYVLQDNKFRLLTQMSAGKQYLEHASKYLAFTCGLIRGGLSNLGIKSIVTAEVSSMPACKFQVMIQKL
- the TRAPPC6B gene encoding trafficking protein particle complex subunit 6B isoform X2, with the translated sequence MADEALFLLLHNEMVSGVYKSAEHGEVENGRCITKLENMGFRVGQGLIERFTKDTARFKDELDIMKFICKDFWTTVFKKQIDNLRTNHQGIYVLQDNKFRLLTQMSAGKQYLEHASKYLAFTCGLIRGGLSNLGIKSIVTAEVSSMPAF